One segment of Pseudomonas pohangensis DNA contains the following:
- a CDS encoding glycosyltransferase family 2 protein, with product MKAHRIAVVIPSYKVRKHIVDVVSKIGPECEKIYVIDDACPEKTGDFVAANLIDQRIVVLYNDKNLGVGGAVVRGYVAALEDGIDIIVKLDGDGQMDPSLIPDFVAPLIAGEADYTKGNRFFDLESIGRMPAIRIVGNAVLSFMTKLSSGYWDLFDPTNGYTAIHRDALKHLPLDKISKRYFFESDMLFRLNTIRAVVLDIPMHANYGDEISNLKVSRVVGEFFFKNFRNFGKRVFYNYYLRDMSIASFELPIGMVMVIFGVAYGCYHWLDALHNGSATPAGTVMLASLPILVGLQFVLAFISYDISSIPRRLIHRARIRN from the coding sequence ATGAAAGCTCATCGTATTGCAGTTGTCATACCGTCCTACAAGGTTCGAAAGCACATTGTTGATGTCGTTTCTAAAATCGGACCTGAATGCGAAAAGATCTATGTTATAGACGATGCTTGCCCTGAAAAAACGGGCGATTTCGTAGCCGCTAACTTAATCGATCAGCGCATTGTCGTTCTATATAATGATAAAAATCTCGGGGTCGGCGGCGCCGTGGTGCGCGGTTATGTTGCGGCGCTTGAGGACGGAATCGACATCATAGTAAAGCTCGATGGTGACGGGCAGATGGACCCCAGCTTGATACCAGATTTCGTCGCACCATTGATCGCGGGCGAGGCTGATTATACTAAGGGAAATCGTTTTTTTGATCTTGAAAGTATTGGCAGAATGCCGGCCATTCGAATAGTTGGCAACGCTGTACTTTCCTTTATGACTAAGCTTTCATCAGGGTACTGGGACTTGTTTGATCCCACCAACGGCTATACGGCAATTCATCGTGATGCGCTCAAACACCTTCCTTTAGATAAGATCAGTAAGCGATATTTTTTCGAGTCGGATATGCTCTTTCGGCTTAATACCATCCGCGCCGTAGTTCTTGATATACCAATGCACGCTAATTATGGTGATGAGATCAGTAACCTGAAAGTCTCTCGTGTAGTGGGAGAGTTCTTTTTTAAAAATTTTCGCAATTTCGGCAAGCGTGTTTTTTATAATTATTACCTGCGCGACATGTCTATTGCGTCATTTGAACTGCCTATCGGCATGGTCATGGTTATATTCGGTGTTGCGTATGGTTGCTATCACTGGCTCGATGCTCTCCATAATGGAAGCGCCACCCCAGCCGGTACCGTTATGCTTGCTTCGCTACCGATTTTAGTTGGATTGCAATTCGTGCTTGCGTTTATCTCTTACGATATTTCGTCGATTCCTCGTCGACTTATACATCGCGCGCGAATCCGGAATTGA
- a CDS encoding acyltransferase: MDKAAVNTRNYGIDRLRTVAIFSIITLHCFPFFHANIPYAELISSAINQAARFAVPCFFVLSGYLYSRVLNTPNPVVGMARFCAKLLALYFLYSVIYLLPYNIWLNTVESPSGTMDSSRFWFYIWTQNYENFLFGGYKYHLWFLPALAIAAFICTTVAWIERLVGQRMGIFQISVGCALFIAGVIGGAYKNSIIGFDFEFYTRNGPFFSTLFFASGIYISTLRGDSNVFRISLWLIAFGATSHFLEVYFLTSSKTITSLPDYVFGTYFFGVGAALLAIRSGTDRDSDLLSRLGAYGLGIYALHPFIIDMLTPAFRAGSQVVAWQVIAPFVVFSLTAILVVTLARSRFLRPILK; the protein is encoded by the coding sequence ATGGATAAAGCAGCAGTGAACACTAGGAATTATGGCATTGATCGATTGAGAACTGTTGCCATTTTCTCGATTATAACGCTACATTGCTTCCCGTTCTTTCACGCCAATATTCCGTATGCGGAGTTAATTTCTTCTGCAATAAATCAGGCCGCCCGATTTGCTGTGCCATGCTTTTTTGTTCTGTCTGGTTACTTGTATTCCCGAGTGTTGAACACTCCAAATCCAGTGGTTGGAATGGCTCGATTTTGTGCAAAATTGCTTGCTTTGTATTTTTTATACTCGGTTATTTATCTGCTCCCATACAATATTTGGCTAAATACTGTTGAGTCTCCGAGTGGTACAATGGACTCATCCAGATTTTGGTTTTATATATGGACGCAAAATTATGAAAATTTTCTTTTTGGCGGCTATAAGTATCACCTTTGGTTTTTGCCGGCGCTGGCAATCGCTGCATTTATTTGTACCACGGTTGCGTGGATCGAGCGCTTGGTCGGACAGAGAATGGGGATCTTTCAGATTTCAGTTGGCTGCGCTCTATTTATAGCTGGCGTTATTGGTGGTGCCTACAAAAACTCTATTATAGGCTTCGACTTTGAATTCTATACAAGGAATGGCCCGTTTTTCTCAACGCTATTCTTTGCCTCCGGCATATACATATCAACTTTACGTGGCGATTCAAATGTCTTTAGGATTTCGCTGTGGTTGATTGCTTTCGGTGCTACTTCGCATTTTCTTGAGGTGTATTTCCTCACATCCAGCAAGACCATTACCTCTCTACCTGATTATGTGTTCGGAACATATTTTTTTGGTGTAGGCGCTGCGCTCCTTGCGATTCGTTCTGGTACGGATCGTGACTCAGATTTATTGAGTAGACTGGGCGCTTATGGCTTAGGCATATACGCCCTGCACCCTTTTATTATTGATATGCTAACGCCCGCATTTCGGGCAGGGTCTCAGGTTGTCGCATGGCAGGTAATAGCCCCTTTTGTTGTATTTTCGTTAACTGCGATTCTTGTTGTAACTCTTGCCAGGTCAAGATTTTTACGCCCTATTTTGAAATAG
- a CDS encoding DMT family transporter produces the protein MTTTQILLILASVIALSLGQVLFKIAAGSSGIQIFGYSIGMISPALIFALIVYGGATIMWLFVLQDVPLKVAYPFAGMAFFLVPVMSHFFLGEKISLNNIVGAAVICAGVWISVSDF, from the coding sequence GTGACGACCACTCAAATTCTCCTGATATTGGCCTCGGTTATCGCGCTATCGCTTGGTCAAGTTTTGTTCAAAATTGCTGCTGGAAGTTCAGGTATCCAGATTTTCGGATATTCTATCGGTATGATTTCACCCGCACTGATTTTCGCGTTGATTGTTTACGGCGGCGCAACCATTATGTGGCTTTTTGTATTGCAAGACGTGCCGTTGAAAGTTGCGTATCCCTTTGCGGGCATGGCGTTTTTCCTGGTTCCGGTGATGTCTCATTTTTTTCTCGGTGAAAAGATTAGTTTAAATAACATTGTTGGTGCGGCTGTTATTTGTGCAGGCGTCTGGATATCAGTGAGCGATTTCTAA
- a CDS encoding glycosyltransferase family protein, with amino-acid sequence MSGNVQTGINIGHSCLRGAVIRCMNAISPLTLLIVLVTWFWWPSLWQGEVIIHADSAHHGWTLLSVLHNWILGEADLLWDSGIYGGHPVFAESQGGYLNPTNLLSALLFKPEHGVGVLHWLNMLVAGVGLYVLCRQLDIDRWAAAFGATVCTFSTIWISIQYNISVSGTLAWLPWLLVACEFWLRQPGVARALWIPLPATLMLFSGYPHLVHGAAIYLLVYGSSLLITKGGRLMVLPHVWKIISGMALALILTVLLSAVQLMPILELIQYSHRRDGVALPFGGATPVSSYIRGFLFWAWPIKPIQEMGSLGILAAAIFSVIGLLAKPSPRILAHACAAFALINLGVEFASPIFRFVYNNNLVPGLHNYRIMHPFLLVAVVGVSVVSARGLSVITDCVKSQRLQYFIMSKVSILAIGIVILIAGLYVWMGENSDTYRSDCLLVIVMSISSYLLILLTKEKFIAPASFLTLIVYVLITRDEVFRFFPAEKLNPSEEVNLILSDLDQVNYRSMINNPYAPGFVFMAANSAELEAGYRYMINNLIPHPAALWGIKSIDGSMGLALSRRRILDPVFQNELEGKSNVPPGARAIDVLGIRYVSMLGQASAPGLHGVTENIYKNDYALPLIRSYQSAVVADSTEEAVGLLSAGKAGDKLIVETEAAFSDSTSRCGEISRANLKVIENRSEYYKVEIKSECAGWLFIADAFYPGWQAKVNGVSVELYPAQVLGKALKYPPGDSVVEVLYRPNSFRIGLFVSTGGLILWCGLFSLRLRRNKPRVALGR; translated from the coding sequence ATGAGCGGCAATGTTCAGACGGGAATAAACATTGGTCATTCATGTCTACGTGGCGCTGTAATACGTTGTATGAATGCTATATCTCCACTGACGCTCCTCATTGTATTGGTCACATGGTTTTGGTGGCCATCACTCTGGCAAGGTGAGGTGATTATTCATGCGGATTCGGCTCATCATGGCTGGACCCTGCTATCGGTTTTGCATAACTGGATCCTAGGCGAGGCTGATTTGCTTTGGGACTCAGGTATCTACGGTGGACACCCTGTATTTGCTGAAAGTCAGGGAGGTTATTTAAACCCAACGAATCTGCTCAGTGCACTGTTATTCAAACCAGAACATGGGGTTGGAGTGCTCCACTGGCTTAACATGCTTGTTGCCGGAGTAGGCTTGTATGTTCTTTGCAGGCAATTGGACATTGACCGGTGGGCGGCCGCCTTTGGCGCTACCGTTTGCACTTTTTCTACGATCTGGATAAGTATCCAATACAACATCAGTGTTTCGGGAACCCTTGCCTGGCTGCCCTGGTTGCTTGTTGCGTGCGAGTTCTGGTTGCGACAACCAGGAGTTGCCCGGGCTTTGTGGATTCCGCTCCCCGCTACGTTAATGCTGTTTTCTGGATACCCGCACTTGGTTCATGGAGCCGCAATATACTTACTCGTATATGGATCATCACTGCTGATAACAAAAGGCGGTCGGTTAATGGTGTTGCCACATGTTTGGAAAATAATTTCAGGCATGGCTTTGGCTCTAATTCTGACTGTTCTGTTATCTGCTGTGCAGCTGATGCCAATACTGGAGCTGATTCAGTACTCGCACCGTAGAGATGGTGTAGCTCTGCCTTTCGGTGGGGCGACCCCCGTATCATCTTATATTCGAGGTTTTTTATTTTGGGCTTGGCCGATAAAGCCTATTCAGGAAATGGGCAGTCTGGGAATTTTAGCAGCAGCAATTTTTTCCGTGATTGGACTTTTGGCGAAGCCTTCGCCGCGTATATTGGCACATGCTTGTGCAGCCTTTGCTTTGATAAACCTGGGGGTGGAATTTGCTTCTCCCATATTTAGATTTGTCTATAATAATAATTTAGTGCCAGGCCTGCATAATTATAGAATTATGCATCCGTTCTTATTGGTGGCCGTGGTTGGCGTTTCTGTGGTTTCGGCGCGCGGATTGAGCGTGATCACTGATTGCGTGAAATCGCAAAGACTCCAATATTTCATTATGTCTAAAGTAAGTATTCTTGCTATTGGGATTGTGATATTAATTGCCGGTTTATATGTATGGATGGGCGAAAATTCAGATACATATAGATCAGATTGCTTGCTTGTTATAGTGATGTCTATCTCAAGTTATTTGTTGATTCTTTTGACAAAAGAAAAATTTATTGCGCCAGCCAGTTTCCTCACTCTAATTGTATATGTGCTAATTACGCGTGATGAAGTGTTCAGGTTTTTTCCGGCGGAGAAGCTAAATCCCTCGGAAGAAGTTAATTTAATATTAAGTGATCTAGACCAAGTCAATTACAGGTCGATGATAAATAATCCATATGCGCCTGGATTTGTATTTATGGCAGCCAACTCCGCTGAATTGGAGGCAGGCTATCGATATATGATTAATAATTTGATTCCTCATCCGGCGGCGCTGTGGGGAATAAAATCCATAGACGGATCTATGGGGTTGGCTTTAAGTAGAAGACGGATTCTTGATCCTGTATTTCAAAATGAATTGGAGGGCAAGAGTAATGTACCTCCAGGCGCTAGAGCGATTGATGTGCTTGGTATTCGATATGTTTCAATGCTGGGTCAGGCAAGTGCCCCCGGTTTACACGGGGTTACTGAAAATATATATAAGAATGACTATGCCTTGCCGTTGATTCGTTCTTATCAAAGCGCTGTAGTAGCTGATTCGACTGAGGAGGCGGTTGGCCTGCTATCGGCAGGTAAGGCCGGCGATAAACTTATTGTCGAGACTGAGGCTGCATTTTCGGACTCCACCAGTCGCTGCGGGGAGATATCACGCGCCAACCTCAAAGTAATTGAAAATAGATCCGAATATTATAAAGTCGAAATTAAATCTGAATGCGCCGGTTGGTTATTTATTGCGGATGCTTTCTACCCTGGCTGGCAGGCAAAAGTTAATGGAGTTTCGGTTGAATTGTACCCTGCGCAGGTACTGGGTAAGGCACTAAAATATCCTCCGGGCGATAGCGTCGTGGAGGTTTTATATCGCCCCAACTCGTTTAGAATCGGGCTGTTTGTCAGTACCGGGGGATTGATATTGTGGTGTGGGCTATTTTCATTACGCTTGCGCCGAAATAAACCTCGCGTTGCACTCGGCCGATGA